In the genome of Bradyrhizobium arachidis, one region contains:
- the carA gene encoding glutamine-hydrolyzing carbamoyl-phosphate synthase small subunit — translation MTQHENDTAWPDHKPTALLVLADGTVLEGFGLGAEGHAVGEVCFNTAMTGYEEILTDPSYAGQLITFTFPHIGNVGTNEEDIETVNMAATPGARGVILRTAITDPSNYRATKHLDAWLRARGIIGLSGIDTRALTALIRSKGMPNAVIAHSRTGEFDLHGLKEEAREWPGLEGMDLVPMVTSGQRFTWDETPWAWDKGFGRQDKPEFNVVAIDYGIKRNILRLLAGVGCKVTVVPATTSSEDILAMKPDGVFLSNGPGDPAATGKYAVPVIQDVIKSGTPTFGICLGHQMLGLAVGAKTKKMHQGHHGANHPVKDETTGKVEITSMNHGFAVDETTLPKGATQTHISLFDGSNCGIQLDGKPVFSVQYHPEASPGPRDSHYLFQRFADLMRQKKSA, via the coding sequence ATGACCCAACATGAAAACGATACCGCTTGGCCGGACCACAAACCGACCGCGCTCCTCGTGCTCGCCGATGGCACGGTGCTCGAAGGCTTCGGTCTCGGCGCCGAAGGCCACGCCGTCGGTGAAGTCTGCTTCAACACCGCGATGACCGGCTATGAGGAGATCCTCACCGATCCCTCCTATGCCGGCCAGCTCATCACCTTCACCTTCCCGCATATCGGCAATGTCGGTACCAACGAGGAAGACATCGAGACGGTGAACATGGCCGCGACGCCCGGCGCGCGCGGCGTGATCCTGCGCACCGCGATCACCGATCCTTCGAACTACCGCGCCACCAAGCACCTCGACGCCTGGCTTAGGGCGCGCGGCATCATCGGCCTCTCCGGCATCGACACCCGGGCGCTGACCGCGCTGATCCGCAGCAAGGGCATGCCCAATGCCGTGATCGCGCATTCCAGGACCGGCGAATTCGATTTGCATGGCCTCAAGGAGGAAGCGCGCGAATGGCCGGGCCTCGAGGGCATGGACCTCGTGCCGATGGTCACCAGCGGCCAGCGCTTCACCTGGGACGAGACGCCGTGGGCCTGGGACAAGGGCTTTGGCCGGCAGGACAAGCCGGAGTTCAACGTCGTCGCCATCGACTATGGCATCAAGCGCAACATCCTGCGCCTGCTCGCCGGCGTCGGCTGCAAGGTGACGGTGGTGCCGGCGACGACCTCGTCCGAAGACATCCTGGCGATGAAGCCTGACGGCGTGTTCCTGTCGAATGGCCCGGGCGATCCGGCAGCCACAGGCAAATATGCCGTGCCTGTGATCCAGGACGTCATCAAGTCGGGCACCCCGACCTTCGGCATCTGCCTCGGCCACCAAATGCTCGGCCTCGCCGTCGGCGCGAAGACGAAGAAAATGCATCAGGGCCATCACGGCGCCAATCATCCCGTGAAGGACGAGACCACCGGCAAGGTCGAGATCACCTCGATGAACCATGGCTTTGCCGTGGACGAGACGACGCTGCCGAAGGGCGCGACGCAGACCCACATCTCGCTGTTCGACGGATCCAATTGCGGTATCCAGCTCGACGGCAAGCCGGTGTTCTCGGTGCAGTACCACCCCGAGGCCTCGCCGGGTCCGCGCGACTCGCACTATCTGTTCCAGCGCTTTGCCGATCTGATGCGGCAGAAGAAGAGCGCGTAA
- a CDS encoding cupin domain-containing protein: MSVVRDHAEPLAIVFEDDGLVPNNILPFLVYQGAMKLDPKHPEETIENLFEANDWGGTWRNGVYDYLHYHSTVHEVLGIARGYARVRFGGDHGQELEIKAGDVAILPAGTGHQCIKASDDFSVIGAYPPGSKMEITRPSPENHAKALKTIPKVALPPADPVTGKDGALMRLWR, from the coding sequence ATGTCCGTCGTCCGCGACCATGCCGAGCCGCTCGCCATCGTGTTCGAGGATGACGGGCTCGTGCCGAACAACATCCTTCCCTTCCTGGTCTACCAGGGCGCGATGAAGCTCGATCCCAAGCATCCGGAAGAGACGATCGAAAACCTGTTCGAAGCGAATGACTGGGGCGGCACGTGGCGCAATGGCGTCTACGATTATCTCCACTATCATTCGACCGTGCATGAGGTGCTCGGCATCGCGCGCGGCTATGCGCGGGTCCGCTTCGGCGGCGATCATGGCCAGGAGCTGGAGATCAAGGCTGGCGACGTCGCGATCCTGCCCGCCGGCACCGGGCATCAATGCATCAAGGCGAGTGACGATTTCTCCGTGATCGGCGCCTATCCACCCGGCAGCAAGATGGAGATCACGCGACCCTCGCCGGAGAACCACGCCAAGGCGTTGAAGACGATTCCGAAAGTGGCGTTGCCGCCAGCCGATCCGGTCACGGGCAAGGATGGCGCGTTGATGCGGCTGTGGAGATAG
- a CDS encoding Dps family protein: protein MSKAPSKVSPDLDTPTDLSSQAVNKVSEALNVLLADAFALYLKTKNFHWHISGRHFRDYHLLLDEQSDQIFATTDQLAERVRKIGGTTLKSIGQVAKLQTIKDNNEDYVPPREMLRELMQDNKHVAAAMRKAHEVCDEAGDVASASILEVFIDETERRTWFLFEATRQEGGNEA from the coding sequence GTGAGCAAAGCCCCCAGCAAGGTCTCGCCCGACCTCGACACCCCCACCGATCTGTCGTCCCAGGCGGTCAACAAGGTTTCGGAGGCGCTCAACGTGCTTCTGGCCGATGCTTTCGCGCTGTATCTGAAGACCAAGAATTTCCACTGGCACATCAGCGGCCGGCATTTCCGCGACTATCATCTGCTGCTCGACGAGCAGTCCGATCAGATCTTCGCCACCACCGACCAGCTCGCCGAGCGCGTCCGCAAGATCGGCGGCACCACGCTCAAATCGATCGGCCAGGTCGCAAAACTCCAGACCATCAAGGACAACAACGAGGATTACGTCCCGCCGCGCGAGATGCTGCGCGAATTGATGCAGGACAACAAGCATGTCGCGGCTGCCATGCGGAAGGCGCATGAGGTCTGTGACGAGGCCGGCGATGTCGCCAGCGCCAGCATCCTCGAAGTCTTCATCGACGAGACCGAGCGGCGAACGTGGTTTTTGTTCGAGGCCACGCGGCAGGAAGGCGGCAACGAGGCGTGA
- a CDS encoding class I SAM-dependent methyltransferase: MDDWIDYYDSTHTIYVSKLHRDLHFQIIARDIIGYIPSPDASVLDYACGEALSASQVASACGKLILAEPAPGVRGRLIARFAPNTKIRVRSLDDVRKMQDQSIDLAVMNSVAQYMTSEELDGALLNIRRILKPSGKLVLGDILQPNVGMGRDVMALLSFGLRHGFLKDALIGLISTALSDYRHLRSRIGLQRYSEDEITAKLRAAGFAVQRAHTNIGHNRWRMSFIARPPLVR, translated from the coding sequence ATGGACGATTGGATCGATTATTACGACTCGACGCATACGATCTATGTCAGCAAGCTGCATCGCGATTTGCACTTCCAGATCATCGCGCGGGACATCATTGGTTACATCCCCTCGCCCGACGCGAGCGTGCTGGACTATGCCTGCGGCGAGGCGCTGTCGGCGAGCCAGGTGGCATCGGCCTGCGGCAAGCTGATCCTGGCCGAGCCGGCGCCCGGCGTGCGCGGTCGGTTGATCGCGCGCTTTGCCCCGAACACGAAAATCCGCGTCCGCTCGCTCGACGACGTCCGCAAGATGCAGGACCAGTCGATCGATCTCGCGGTGATGAACTCGGTCGCGCAATACATGACATCGGAGGAGCTCGACGGCGCGTTGCTCAACATCCGCCGCATCCTGAAGCCCTCCGGCAAGCTGGTGCTCGGCGATATCTTGCAGCCCAATGTGGGCATGGGCCGCGACGTGATGGCGTTGCTCAGCTTCGGCCTGCGGCACGGTTTTCTGAAGGACGCGCTGATCGGGCTGATCAGCACCGCGCTGTCAGATTACCGTCACTTACGCTCGCGCATCGGGCTCCAGCGCTACAGCGAGGACGAGATCACCGCCAAGCTGAGGGCCGCGGGCTTCGCGGTCCAGCGCGCTCACACCAATATCGGCCACAATCGCTGGCGTATGAGCTTCATCGCGCGGCCGCCGCTAGTTCGTTAA
- a CDS encoding ArsR/SmtB family transcription factor: protein MSRTPLHPTREQIELPMVLDCLSDPIRLAIVYQLAQQERVSSELCCGDFSGLAGKSNLAYHFAKLRECGLMLTRVAGTNRFMRLRREDLDARFPGLLDAVISSAAKDADRLQLLPECEVVEAD, encoded by the coding sequence ATGAGCCGCACGCCCCTCCATCCCACCCGCGAGCAGATCGAGCTGCCGATGGTTCTGGATTGCCTGAGCGATCCGATCCGACTGGCGATCGTCTACCAGCTTGCCCAGCAGGAACGTGTCAGCAGCGAGCTCTGCTGCGGCGACTTCTCCGGGCTCGCCGGCAAATCCAACCTTGCCTATCACTTCGCAAAACTGCGCGAATGCGGCCTGATGCTGACGCGCGTCGCGGGCACCAACCGCTTCATGCGGCTGCGCCGTGAGGATCTGGATGCGCGTTTTCCGGGATTGCTCGATGCCGTGATCAGCTCGGCGGCCAAGGACGCGGACCGGCTTCAGCTGCTGCCGGAGTGCGAGGTGGTCGAGGCGGACTGA
- a CDS encoding MFS transporter, whose amino-acid sequence MSVFWLALGAFAIGTESFVIAGLLPAIANDLSISVSAAGQLVTAYALTYAVGSPILAVALNNIDRRTVLALALTTFIAGNLAAMVASNYAFLLASRMLMALGSGLCMPTALAVSVAVASPERRGRAVALVTSGLTVATVIGVPLGNLVGSLLGWRATFAMVALIGAVALAGLLLGLPRGLPRNTASLGERLAVARHSNVVITILWALGGFTVFTYFAVPLHGLGFDASQISLALLVFGGAAAIGNMLGGILADRLGTLATAALGLAGMASALILHSLVLKLMPGQAHYAVLGAIFLWGLSGWAFYPAQIASIIRIEPQASMIALSLNASAMYLGFAIGGVLGGAVLATLSATDLGWIGGSSVAASLLVHLARGWQARPKPVKIAG is encoded by the coding sequence ATGAGCGTATTCTGGCTGGCCCTCGGGGCCTTCGCGATCGGCACCGAAAGCTTTGTGATTGCTGGTCTTTTGCCAGCGATCGCCAATGATCTCTCGATATCCGTCTCGGCGGCCGGCCAACTAGTGACCGCCTATGCCCTCACCTATGCCGTGGGATCGCCGATCCTGGCCGTGGCACTGAACAATATCGACCGCCGCACGGTGCTGGCGCTGGCGCTGACGACCTTCATCGCTGGCAATCTCGCGGCCATGGTGGCGAGCAACTATGCCTTCCTGCTGGCCTCGCGGATGCTGATGGCGCTGGGTTCGGGCCTGTGCATGCCGACGGCGCTCGCGGTGTCGGTGGCCGTCGCCTCCCCCGAAAGGCGCGGCCGCGCGGTAGCGCTGGTCACCTCGGGCCTCACGGTCGCGACCGTGATCGGCGTTCCTCTCGGCAACCTCGTCGGCAGCCTGCTCGGCTGGCGCGCGACCTTTGCGATGGTTGCCCTGATCGGCGCTGTTGCGCTTGCAGGCCTCCTGCTCGGCCTGCCCCGCGGCCTGCCGCGCAACACGGCTTCGCTCGGCGAACGGCTGGCGGTCGCGCGTCACAGCAATGTCGTGATCACCATTCTCTGGGCGCTCGGCGGCTTCACCGTGTTCACCTATTTCGCGGTCCCGCTGCATGGCCTTGGCTTCGATGCCTCGCAGATCAGCCTCGCACTGCTGGTGTTCGGCGGCGCCGCCGCGATCGGGAACATGCTCGGTGGCATCCTCGCCGACCGGCTCGGCACGCTCGCGACCGCAGCCCTTGGCCTCGCCGGCATGGCGAGCGCGCTGATCCTGCATTCGCTGGTCCTGAAGCTGATGCCCGGCCAGGCGCATTACGCGGTGCTGGGCGCGATCTTCCTCTGGGGCCTCTCGGGGTGGGCGTTCTATCCGGCCCAGATCGCCAGCATCATCCGGATCGAGCCGCAGGCCTCGATGATCGCGCTCTCGCTCAATGCCTCCGCGATGTATCTCGGCTTCGCCATCGGCGGAGTGCTCGGCGGCGCGGTGCTGGCCACCCTGTCGGCAACCGACCTCGGTTGGATCGGCGGATCGAGCGTTGCGGCCTCGCTTCTGGTGCACCTCGCTCGTGGCTGGCAGGCACGACCAAAACCCGTCAAAATTGCCGGTTGA
- the carB gene encoding carbamoyl-phosphate synthase large subunit, whose amino-acid sequence MPKRTDITTILIIGAGPIVIGQACEFDYSGTQAVKTLKEEGYRIVLVNSNPATIMTDPELADATYIEPITPEIVAKIIEKERHVIPGGFALLPTMGGQTALNCALSLRRQGTLEKFDVEMIGATADAIDKAEDRQLFREAMTKIGLETPKSRLANASELKKSFRDKYHAEREKLSGAALEELDRQWTLGESDRRKRYQEYALGQAMMALSEIGLPAIIRPSFTMGGTGGGIAYNKEEFLDIIERGLDASPTNEVLIEESVLGWKEYEMEVVRDKKDNCIIVCSIENLDPMGVHTGDSITVAPALTLTDKEYQIMRDASLAVLREIGVETGGSNVQFGVNPEDGRMVVIEMNPRVSRSSALASKATGFPIAKVAAKLAIGYTLDEIANDITGGATPASFEPTIDYVVTKVPRFAFEKFPGASTTLTTSMKSVGEVMAIGRTFQESLQKALRGLETGLTGLDEIEIEGLGRDDDKNAIRAALGTPTPNRLLQVAQAMRLGWTNEEIFKSCKIDPWFLGEMRGIVDMEEKVRKSGLPGNAFGMRTLKAMGFSDARLAVLAQMTEAEVTAKRHALGVRPVYKRIDTCAAEFASPTAYMYSTYEALFAGAPADESTPSDKKKVIILGGGPNRIGQGIEFDYCCCHACFALHDAGYESIMVNCNPETVSTDYDTADRLYFEPLTAEDVLEIIAKERSNGTLHGVIVQFGGQTPLKLARALEAAEVPILGTSPDAIDLAEDRDRFKRVLDKLRLKQPKNGIAYSVEQARLVSADLGLPLVVRPSYVLGGRAMQIIREENQLNDYLLGTLPELVPADVKARYPNDKTGQINTVLGKNPLLFDRYLSDATEVDVDCLCDGKDVFIVGIMEHIEEAGIHSGDSACSLPPHSLDAVMIDELERQTRELALGLDVVGLMNVQYAIKDGEIYVLEVNPRASRTVPFVAKVVGTPVAKIAARIMAGEKLADFKLKKGEFKHVGVKESVFPFARFPGVDTVLGPEMRSTGEVMGIDRNFEVAFAKSQLGGGTRVPRKGTVFVSVRESDKTRIAEAVRELHSLGFKVLATSGTARFLTDEGIPAEKVNKVLEGRPHIVDAITNGDVQLVFNTTEGPQALADSRSLRRAALLHKVPYYTTLSGAVAAAQGIRAYLGGDLEVRTLQSYFSET is encoded by the coding sequence ATGCCCAAACGTACAGACATCACCACCATCCTGATCATCGGCGCCGGTCCCATCGTGATCGGCCAGGCCTGCGAGTTCGACTATTCGGGCACGCAGGCGGTGAAGACGCTGAAGGAAGAGGGCTATCGCATCGTCCTCGTCAATTCCAACCCGGCCACCATCATGACCGACCCGGAATTGGCCGATGCGACCTATATCGAGCCGATCACGCCCGAGATCGTCGCCAAGATCATCGAGAAGGAACGCCACGTCATTCCCGGCGGCTTCGCGCTGCTGCCGACCATGGGCGGCCAGACCGCGCTGAACTGCGCGCTATCGCTGCGCCGGCAGGGCACGCTGGAGAAGTTCGACGTCGAGATGATTGGCGCCACCGCGGATGCGATCGACAAGGCCGAGGACCGCCAGCTTTTCCGCGAGGCCATGACCAAGATCGGGCTCGAGACGCCGAAGTCGCGTCTCGCCAACGCCTCCGAGCTGAAGAAGTCGTTCCGCGACAAGTACCACGCCGAACGCGAGAAGCTGTCGGGGGCAGCGCTCGAAGAGCTCGACCGGCAATGGACCCTCGGCGAAAGCGACCGCCGCAAGCGCTATCAGGAATATGCGCTGGGACAGGCGATGATGGCGCTGTCCGAGATCGGCCTGCCCGCGATCATCCGCCCCTCCTTCACCATGGGCGGCACCGGCGGCGGCATTGCCTACAACAAGGAAGAATTCCTCGACATCATCGAGCGCGGCCTCGACGCGTCTCCGACCAACGAAGTGCTGATCGAAGAATCCGTGCTCGGCTGGAAAGAGTACGAGATGGAGGTGGTGCGCGACAAGAAAGACAATTGCATCATCGTCTGCTCGATCGAGAACCTCGATCCGATGGGCGTGCACACCGGCGATTCCATCACGGTCGCGCCGGCACTGACGCTGACCGACAAGGAATACCAGATCATGCGCGACGCCTCGCTGGCGGTGCTGCGCGAAATCGGCGTCGAGACTGGCGGCTCCAACGTGCAGTTCGGCGTCAACCCCGAGGACGGCCGCATGGTCGTGATCGAGATGAACCCGCGCGTGTCGCGCTCGTCGGCGCTGGCCTCGAAGGCCACCGGCTTTCCGATTGCCAAGGTCGCAGCAAAACTCGCGATCGGCTACACGCTCGACGAGATCGCCAACGACATCACCGGCGGCGCGACGCCCGCCTCGTTCGAGCCGACCATCGACTACGTCGTCACCAAGGTGCCGCGTTTCGCCTTCGAGAAATTCCCCGGCGCCTCTACCACGCTGACCACGTCGATGAAGTCGGTCGGCGAAGTCATGGCGATCGGCCGCACCTTCCAGGAAAGCCTGCAGAAGGCCTTGCGCGGGCTCGAGACCGGATTGACCGGCCTCGACGAGATCGAGATCGAAGGTTTGGGCCGCGACGACGACAAGAACGCGATCCGCGCCGCGCTCGGCACGCCGACGCCGAACCGGCTGCTTCAGGTCGCCCAGGCGATGCGGCTCGGCTGGACAAATGAGGAGATCTTCAAGTCCTGCAAGATCGACCCGTGGTTCCTCGGCGAGATGCGCGGCATCGTCGACATGGAGGAGAAGGTCCGGAAGAGCGGCCTGCCAGGCAACGCCTTCGGCATGCGCACGCTCAAGGCCATGGGTTTCTCCGACGCGCGGCTCGCGGTGCTCGCCCAGATGACGGAAGCCGAGGTGACGGCGAAGCGCCACGCGCTTGGCGTCCGCCCCGTCTACAAGCGCATCGACACCTGCGCCGCCGAATTCGCTTCGCCCACCGCCTACATGTACTCGACCTATGAGGCGCTGTTTGCCGGCGCGCCAGCGGACGAGAGCACCCCGTCCGACAAGAAGAAGGTCATCATCCTCGGCGGCGGCCCCAACCGCATCGGCCAGGGCATCGAGTTCGACTATTGCTGCTGTCACGCCTGCTTCGCGCTGCATGACGCCGGCTACGAATCCATCATGGTCAACTGCAACCCGGAGACGGTATCGACGGACTACGACACCGCCGACCGTCTTTATTTCGAGCCGCTCACCGCCGAGGACGTGCTGGAGATCATCGCGAAGGAGCGCAGCAACGGCACGCTGCACGGCGTGATCGTGCAGTTCGGCGGCCAGACGCCGCTGAAGCTTGCGCGCGCGCTGGAAGCTGCCGAAGTGCCGATCCTCGGCACCTCGCCCGACGCGATCGATCTCGCCGAAGACCGCGACCGCTTCAAGCGCGTGCTCGACAAGCTGCGGCTGAAGCAGCCGAAGAACGGCATCGCCTATTCGGTCGAGCAGGCCCGCCTCGTCTCCGCCGATCTCGGCCTGCCGCTGGTGGTGCGCCCGTCCTACGTGCTCGGCGGCCGCGCCATGCAGATCATCCGCGAGGAGAACCAGCTCAACGACTATCTGCTCGGCACGCTGCCGGAGCTGGTGCCGGCCGACGTCAAGGCGCGCTATCCGAACGACAAGACCGGGCAGATCAACACTGTGCTCGGCAAGAATCCGCTGCTGTTTGACCGTTACTTGTCCGACGCCACCGAGGTCGATGTCGACTGCCTCTGCGACGGCAAGGACGTCTTCATCGTCGGCATCATGGAGCACATCGAGGAGGCCGGCATCCATTCCGGCGACAGCGCCTGCTCGCTGCCGCCGCACTCGCTCGACGCGGTGATGATCGACGAGCTGGAGCGCCAGACCCGCGAGCTCGCGCTCGGCCTCGACGTCGTCGGCCTGATGAACGTGCAATACGCCATCAAGGACGGCGAGATTTACGTGCTCGAGGTCAACCCGCGCGCCTCGCGCACGGTGCCCTTCGTCGCCAAGGTGGTCGGCACGCCGGTCGCGAAGATCGCCGCGCGCATCATGGCCGGCGAGAAGCTGGCCGACTTCAAATTGAAGAAGGGCGAGTTCAAGCACGTCGGCGTCAAGGAATCGGTGTTTCCGTTCGCGCGCTTCCCCGGCGTCGACACCGTGCTGGGCCCGGAGATGCGCTCGACCGGCGAGGTCATGGGCATCGACCGCAATTTCGAGGTCGCCTTTGCCAAGAGCCAGCTCGGCGGCGGCACGCGGGTGCCGCGCAAGGGCACGGTGTTCGTCTCGGTGCGCGAGAGCGACAAGACGCGCATCGCGGAGGCCGTGCGCGAACTGCATTCGCTCGGCTTCAAGGTGCTGGCGACGTCGGGCACGGCGCGCTTCCTCACCGACGAGGGCATCCCGGCCGAGAAGGTGAACAAGGTGCTGGAGGGGCGGCCGCACATCGTCGACGCCATCACCAATGGCGATGTCCAGCTCGTCTTCAACACCACCGAAGGCCCGCAGGCGCTGGCCGACAGCCGTTCGCTGCGGCGCGCGGCCCTCTTGCATAAAGTGCCGTATTACACCACTCTTTCCGGGGCCGTGGCGGCCGCGCAGGGCATCCGCGCCTATCTGGGCGGGGACCTTGAGGTTCGTACCCTGCAGAGCTACTTTTCGGAAACCTGA
- the greA gene encoding transcription elongation factor GreA, which produces MEKVPMTQAGFVALGEELKQRQSVDRPRIIEHIAEARSHGDLSENAEYHAAKEEQSHNEGRIAELEDKLARADIIDISKLSGDTIKFGATVTLVDEDTEKKTVWQIVGEVEADAKKGRISITSPLARALIGKKKGASVEVNTPGGAKAYEITKVEWR; this is translated from the coding sequence ATGGAAAAGGTTCCGATGACCCAGGCCGGCTTTGTCGCGCTCGGGGAAGAATTGAAGCAGCGCCAGTCCGTGGACCGTCCGCGGATCATCGAGCATATCGCCGAGGCGCGCTCGCACGGAGACCTGTCGGAGAACGCGGAATATCATGCCGCGAAGGAAGAGCAGTCGCACAATGAGGGCCGCATCGCCGAGCTCGAGGACAAGCTCGCGCGCGCCGACATCATCGACATCTCGAAGCTCTCCGGCGACACCATCAAGTTCGGCGCCACCGTGACGCTGGTCGATGAGGACACCGAGAAGAAGACGGTGTGGCAGATCGTCGGCGAGGTCGAGGCCGACGCCAAGAAGGGCCGCATCTCCATCACCTCGCCGCTCGCGCGCGCGCTGATCGGCAAGAAGAAGGGCGCCTCCGTGGAGGTGAATACGCCCGGCGGCGCCAAGGCCTATGAGATCACCAAGGTGGAGTGGCGGTAG
- a CDS encoding Lrp/AsnC family transcriptional regulator, producing the protein MSRNLDEIDLKILTEIQADGRITNVELAKRVGISPPPCLRRVRTLEEEGYIHGYRGLLDARKLGFDVTVFAAVHLSSQAEADLRAFEDFVRAEPLVRECWMLSGEVDFILKCVAPDMATFQDFVTHLTAAPHVRNVRTSLVLHNSKYEAAVPLDVKGRR; encoded by the coding sequence GTGTCGCGGAACCTAGACGAGATCGACCTGAAAATTCTGACCGAGATCCAGGCCGACGGTCGAATCACGAATGTCGAGCTGGCCAAGCGGGTCGGCATCTCGCCGCCGCCGTGCCTGCGCCGGGTCCGGACGCTGGAGGAGGAGGGCTATATCCACGGCTATCGCGGCCTCCTCGACGCCCGCAAGCTCGGCTTCGACGTCACCGTGTTCGCCGCCGTGCACCTCTCCAGCCAGGCCGAGGCTGATTTGCGCGCCTTCGAGGACTTCGTCCGCGCCGAGCCCCTGGTGCGTGAATGCTGGATGCTGTCGGGCGAGGTCGATTTCATTCTGAAATGCGTCGCGCCTGACATGGCGACGTTCCAGGATTTCGTGACGCACCTGACGGCGGCCCCGCACGTGCGCAATGTGCGCACGTCCCTGGTGCTGCACAATTCGAAATACGAGGCGGCGGTGCCGCTGGACGTGAAGGGACGGAGGTAG
- the trxB gene encoding thioredoxin-disulfide reductase: MSAPVHAKVVIIGSGPAGYTAAIYAARAMLEPILIQGIQPGGQLTITTDVENYPGFADVIQGPWLMEQMEKQAVHVGTKIVSDLVIKLDTHQRPFRLTCDSGDVYLADTVILATGAQARWLGLPSEVKFQGGGVSACATCDGFFYRNKEVMVVGGGNTAVEEALYLTNHASQVTIVHRRDHFRAERILQERLFKHPKIKVIWDSAVDEICGTENPNKVTHVRLKNVKTGALTDVKTDGIFIAIGHAPATELVKDQVKLKPSGYVEVAPNSTATSVPGLFAAGDVADETYRQAVTAAGLGCMAALEAERFLSLRASERAAAE, from the coding sequence ATGTCCGCTCCTGTTCATGCAAAGGTCGTCATCATTGGCTCCGGCCCCGCCGGCTACACCGCGGCGATCTACGCCGCGCGGGCGATGCTCGAGCCGATCCTGATCCAGGGCATCCAGCCGGGCGGCCAGCTCACCATCACCACCGACGTCGAGAACTATCCGGGCTTCGCCGACGTGATCCAGGGCCCCTGGCTGATGGAACAGATGGAGAAGCAGGCGGTCCATGTCGGCACCAAGATCGTCTCCGACTTGGTGATCAAGCTCGACACCCACCAGCGGCCGTTCCGCCTCACCTGCGACAGTGGCGATGTCTATCTCGCCGACACCGTGATTCTCGCCACCGGCGCGCAGGCGCGCTGGCTCGGGCTGCCGTCCGAGGTGAAGTTCCAGGGCGGCGGCGTCTCAGCCTGCGCCACCTGCGACGGCTTCTTCTACCGCAACAAGGAGGTCATGGTGGTCGGCGGCGGCAATACCGCGGTCGAGGAAGCCCTGTACCTCACCAACCACGCCTCGCAGGTCACCATCGTGCATCGCCGCGATCACTTCCGCGCCGAGCGCATCCTGCAGGAGCGCCTGTTCAAGCACCCGAAGATCAAGGTGATCTGGGACTCCGCCGTCGACGAGATCTGCGGCACCGAGAACCCCAACAAGGTCACCCATGTGCGCCTCAAGAACGTCAAGACCGGCGCGCTCACGGACGTGAAGACCGACGGCATCTTCATCGCCATCGGACATGCGCCGGCGACCGAGCTCGTGAAAGACCAGGTCAAGCTGAAACCGTCGGGCTATGTCGAGGTCGCCCCGAACTCGACCGCGACCTCGGTGCCCGGCCTGTTCGCCGCCGGCGACGTGGCCGACGAGACCTATCGCCAGGCGGTCACGGCCGCAGGCCTCGGCTGCATGGCAGCTCTCGAAGCCGAACGATTCCTGTCCCTGCGCGCCAGCGAGCGCGCTGCAGCGGAATAA